From a single Phacochoerus africanus isolate WHEZ1 chromosome 11, ROS_Pafr_v1, whole genome shotgun sequence genomic region:
- the LOC125111331 gene encoding LOW QUALITY PROTEIN: olfactory receptor 481-like (The sequence of the model RefSeq protein was modified relative to this genomic sequence to represent the inferred CDS: deleted 1 base in 1 codon), whose amino-acid sequence MEPANHTTVTEFIILGLTDNPTLCAIFFVVFLGVYIVTVVGNISIIVLIRSSPQLHTPMYLFLSHLAFVDVGYSTSVTPVMLVSFLRETTAIPVSGCIAQLGSDVAFGTAECFLLAVMAYDRYVAIGSPLLYPPPLAPGVCLRLLGASYLGGCMNASSFTGCLLSLSFCGPNNINHFFCDLFPLVQLSCGHAYAAEISPAVSSASVLVSTLAAITASYASVLRSILRMRSTEGRKKAFSTCTSHLTAVTLFYGTVLFVYVMPKSSYSADRVKVASVIYTVVVPMLNPLIYSLRNTEVREAVRRLTAGTHCCP is encoded by the exons ATGGAGCCTGCAAACCACACAACCGTGACAGAGTTCATCATTCTGGGACTGACAGATAATCCCACCCTGTGTGCCATCTTCTTTGTGGTGTTTCTAGGAGTTTATATCGTCACCGTCGTGGGAAATATCAGCATAATCGTCTTAATCCGGAGCAGCCCGCAGCTCCACACCCCTATGTACCTCTTCCTCAGCCACCTGGCCTTCGTGGACGTGGGCTACTCCACGTCCGTCACACCTGTCATGCTGGTGAGCTTCCTAAGGGAGACCACCGCCATCCCGGTCTCGGGCTGCATAGCGCAGCTCGGCTCTGACGTCGCCTTTGGGACCGCGGAGTGCTTCCTGCTGGCcgtcatggcctatgaccgctacgtggccatcggCTCGCCCCTGCTCTaccccccgcccctggccccgGGGGTCTGCCTCCGCCTGCTGGGGGCCTCCTACCTGGGCGGATGCATGAACGCTTCATCCTTCACGGGCTGTTTGCTGAGCCTGTCCTTCTGTGGGCCAAACAACATCAACCATTTTTTCTGCGACCTCTTCCCGCTCGTGCAGCTTTCGTGTGGCCACGCTTACGCC GCCGAAATCTCTCCTGCCGTCTCCTCCGCCTCGGTGCTCGTCAGCACACTGGCTGCCATCACTGCGTCCTACGCCTCCGTCCTCCGCTCCATCCTGCGAATGCGCTCCACCGAGGGGCGCAagaaggccttctccacctgcacCTCCCACCTCACTGCCGTCACTTTGTTTTATGGGACCGTTCTGTTTGTTTACGTGATGCCCAAATCGAGCTATTCAGCGGATCGGGTCAAAGTGGCCTCTGTAATCTACACGGTGGTGGTGCCCATGCTGAACCCCCTCatctacagtctgaggaacaCGGAGGTGAGAGAGGCCGTGCGAAGGCTGACGGCTGGAACACACTGCTGTCCCTGA